In one Amyelois transitella isolate CPQ chromosome 22, ilAmyTran1.1, whole genome shotgun sequence genomic region, the following are encoded:
- the LOC106140281 gene encoding protein GUCD1 isoform X2, whose translation MLLICDSFWRFLTNLIMSQIRRTLVTVDQFVNPKTKSCETGKAMTTNSGTPAMVLHNIPHYQQRFHWDCGVTCVLMLLENNDRQQLLDNFAEICREEGFGQSTWTIDLCYLLKRFGVPHTMYTTMVGVNEDHKKQNYYSKIITLDRERVQRRFAQASANGIKVVPRGVSQDELLQHLQRGPAILLVDAGLLSCDLCKHNKMRFEFRRWFGGGYRGHYIVCVGARGPLLLYRDPARRPAGGPAGGSLPAGSLPGGSPACGARAARLLAAHAASGTDRDAILIHRDYR comes from the exons ATGTTGTTAATTTGTGATTCATTTTGGCGATTTCTTACTAATTTGATAATGAGTCAAATTCGACGTACTTTAGTGACTGTAGATCAGTTTGTTAATCCCAAAACTAAATCATGTGAAACAGGAAAAGCCATGACAACAAACA GTGGCACTCCAGCTATGGTCCTCCACAACATCCCGCACTACCAGCAGCGGTTCCACTGGGACTGCGGAGTGACGTGCGTGCTCATGCTCCTGGAGAATAATGACCGACAACAACTGCTCGACAACTTCGCGGAGATCTGCAGAGAAGAGGGCTTCGGCCAGTCCACGTGGACTATtgatctgtgttatttgttaaAGAG atttgGAGTCCCTCATACCATGTACACCACGATGGTGGGCGTCAATGAAGACCACAAGAAACAGAACTACTACAGCAAAATCATCACattg GACCGTGAACGCGTCCAAAGGCGTTTCGCACAAGCTTCTGCAAATGGCATTAAGGTGGTTCCGAGGGGAGTCTCACAGGACGAACTGTTGCAGCACCTGCAGCGAGGACCCGCCATCTTGTTGGTGGACGCGGGGCTGCTGAGTTGTGATCTCTGCAAGCATAATAAGATGCGCTTTGAATTCAG GCGTTGGTTCGGCGGCGGCTACCGCGGCCACTACATCGTGTGCGTGGGCGCGCGCGGGCCGCTGCTGCTGTACCGCGACCCGGCGCGCCGCCCCGCGGGGGGCCCCGCCGGGGGGAGC CTCCCCGCGGGCAGCCTCCCCGGGGGGAGCCCCGCGTGCGGCGCCCGCGCGGCGCGCCTGCTGGCGGCGCACGCGGCCAGCGGCACCGACAGGGACGCTATACTTATACACAGGGATTACCGGTGA
- the LOC106140285 gene encoding peroxisome assembly protein 12 isoform X1 codes for MAVYAAHLTRTLQGTPSIFQVTAQEALGATVKPALKKLVEYLAAVYPNKCGWCERWYDELYLLFDCCLQYHYLKHYAASFSESFYGLLRVPVSVSGEFSSGHHRLPPGLEQASLAVLVLLPYLKDKLETVIDKWREDEEDGRLGKDRLRHAAVVVYGVAHMSWSAWRLLRWGAFLTRGAAPDPLLAVLGLSLKHAPPPAPQPDDHTWSDLFRNMVTGNFGSAALTFPMLGALCLGAVEYGAFAVQFLRWWEARGAPAAGLPAPPPPQRPQPAAHKNRCPLCRRAWRIPTVLPVSGYIFCYVCISRHVRQHSACPVTRCPASDRELVRLYID; via the exons ATGGCCGTATACGCGGCTCATTTGACGAGGACCCTCCAGGGGACTCCTTCAATCTTCCAGGTCACTGCTCAAGAAGCCCTGGGCGCTACAGTGAAGCCAGCACTCAAAAAACTAGTGGAA TACCTAGCCGCCGTGTACCCCAACAAGTGCGGGTGGTGCGAGAGATGGTACGATGAACTTTATTTGCTGTTTGACTGCTGTCTGCAGTATCATTACCTCAAGCATTATG CGGCATCATTCTCGGAGAGTTTCTACGGCCTGCTCCGAGTGCCAGTCTCCGTCAGTGGAGAGTTCAGCTCGGGCCACCACCGACTCCCACCTGGTCTCGAGCAGGCTTCTCTGGCCGTGTTGGTGCTCCTGCCGTATTTGAAAGACAAGTTGGAGACTGTTATTGATAAGTGGAGAGAAGATGAAGAGGACGGTCGGTTGGGAAAG GACCGCCTGCGCCACGCGGCTGTGGTGGTGTACGGCGTAGCGCACATGTCGTGGTCGGCGTGGCGGCTGCTGCGGTGGGGCGCCTTCCTCACGCGGGGCGCCGCCCCCGACCCGCTGCTCGCGGTCTTGG GTCTGTCGCTGAAAcacgcgccgccgcccgcgccgcagCCCGACGATCACACCTGGTCCGATCTCTTCAGGAACATGGTCACGGGGAACTTTGG CAGCGCCGCGCTAACGTTCCCGATGCTGGGCGCGCTGTGCCTGGGCGCGGTGGAGTACGGCGCCTTCGCCGTGCAGTTCCTGCGCTGGTGGGAGGCGCGCGGGGCGCCCGCCGCGGGGCTGCCGGCGCCCCCCCCGCCGCAG CGACCGCAGCCGGCCGCTCACAAGAACCGCTGTCCGCTGTGCCGGCGCGCGTGGAGGATCCCCACCGTGCTGCCGGTGTCCGG ctACATCTTCTGCTACGTTTGCATCTCTCGGCACGTGCGGCAGCACTCTGCCTGCCCCGTCACCCGCTGCCCCGCCTCCGACAGAGAGCTCGTCAGACTCTacattgactga
- the LOC106140281 gene encoding protein GUCD1 isoform X1, whose translation MLLICDSFWRFLTNLIMSQIRRTLVTVDQFVNPKTKSCETGKAMTTNSGTPAMVLHNIPHYQQRFHWDCGVTCVLMLLENNDRQQLLDNFAEICREEGFGQSTWTIDLCYLLKRFGVPHTMYTTMVGVNEDHKKQNYYSKIITLDRERVQRRFAQASANGIKVVPRGVSQDELLQHLQRGPAILLVDAGLLSCDLCKHNKMRFEFRRWFGGGYRGHYIVCVGARGPLLLYRDPARRPAGGPAGGSLPAGSPPGGSLPAGSLPGGSPACGARAARLLAAHAASGTDRDAILIHRDYR comes from the exons ATGTTGTTAATTTGTGATTCATTTTGGCGATTTCTTACTAATTTGATAATGAGTCAAATTCGACGTACTTTAGTGACTGTAGATCAGTTTGTTAATCCCAAAACTAAATCATGTGAAACAGGAAAAGCCATGACAACAAACA GTGGCACTCCAGCTATGGTCCTCCACAACATCCCGCACTACCAGCAGCGGTTCCACTGGGACTGCGGAGTGACGTGCGTGCTCATGCTCCTGGAGAATAATGACCGACAACAACTGCTCGACAACTTCGCGGAGATCTGCAGAGAAGAGGGCTTCGGCCAGTCCACGTGGACTATtgatctgtgttatttgttaaAGAG atttgGAGTCCCTCATACCATGTACACCACGATGGTGGGCGTCAATGAAGACCACAAGAAACAGAACTACTACAGCAAAATCATCACattg GACCGTGAACGCGTCCAAAGGCGTTTCGCACAAGCTTCTGCAAATGGCATTAAGGTGGTTCCGAGGGGAGTCTCACAGGACGAACTGTTGCAGCACCTGCAGCGAGGACCCGCCATCTTGTTGGTGGACGCGGGGCTGCTGAGTTGTGATCTCTGCAAGCATAATAAGATGCGCTTTGAATTCAG GCGTTGGTTCGGCGGCGGCTACCGCGGCCACTACATCGTGTGCGTGGGCGCGCGCGGGCCGCTGCTGCTGTACCGCGACCCGGCGCGCCGCCCCGCGGGGGGCCCCGCCGGGGGGAGCCTCCCCGCGGGGAGCCCCCCCGGGGGGAGCCTCCCCGCGGGCAGCCTCCCCGGGGGGAGCCCCGCGTGCGGCGCCCGCGCGGCGCGCCTGCTGGCGGCGCACGCGGCCAGCGGCACCGACAGGGACGCTATACTTATACACAGGGATTACCGGTGA
- the LOC106140285 gene encoding peroxisome assembly protein 12 isoform X2: MAVYAAHLTRTLQGTPSIFQVTAQEALGATVKPALKKLVEYLAAVYPNKCGWCERWYDELYLLFDCCLQYHYLKHYAASFSESFYGLLRVPVSVSGEFSSGHHRLPPGLEQASLAVLVLLPYLKDKLETVIDKWREDEEDGRLGKDRLRHAAVVVYGVAHMSWSAWRLLRWGAFLTRGAAPDPLLAVLGLSLKHAPPPAPQPDDHTWSDLFRNMVTGNFGAALTFPMLGALCLGAVEYGAFAVQFLRWWEARGAPAAGLPAPPPPQRPQPAAHKNRCPLCRRAWRIPTVLPVSGYIFCYVCISRHVRQHSACPVTRCPASDRELVRLYID; encoded by the exons ATGGCCGTATACGCGGCTCATTTGACGAGGACCCTCCAGGGGACTCCTTCAATCTTCCAGGTCACTGCTCAAGAAGCCCTGGGCGCTACAGTGAAGCCAGCACTCAAAAAACTAGTGGAA TACCTAGCCGCCGTGTACCCCAACAAGTGCGGGTGGTGCGAGAGATGGTACGATGAACTTTATTTGCTGTTTGACTGCTGTCTGCAGTATCATTACCTCAAGCATTATG CGGCATCATTCTCGGAGAGTTTCTACGGCCTGCTCCGAGTGCCAGTCTCCGTCAGTGGAGAGTTCAGCTCGGGCCACCACCGACTCCCACCTGGTCTCGAGCAGGCTTCTCTGGCCGTGTTGGTGCTCCTGCCGTATTTGAAAGACAAGTTGGAGACTGTTATTGATAAGTGGAGAGAAGATGAAGAGGACGGTCGGTTGGGAAAG GACCGCCTGCGCCACGCGGCTGTGGTGGTGTACGGCGTAGCGCACATGTCGTGGTCGGCGTGGCGGCTGCTGCGGTGGGGCGCCTTCCTCACGCGGGGCGCCGCCCCCGACCCGCTGCTCGCGGTCTTGG GTCTGTCGCTGAAAcacgcgccgccgcccgcgccgcagCCCGACGATCACACCTGGTCCGATCTCTTCAGGAACATGGTCACGGGGAACTTTGG CGCCGCGCTAACGTTCCCGATGCTGGGCGCGCTGTGCCTGGGCGCGGTGGAGTACGGCGCCTTCGCCGTGCAGTTCCTGCGCTGGTGGGAGGCGCGCGGGGCGCCCGCCGCGGGGCTGCCGGCGCCCCCCCCGCCGCAG CGACCGCAGCCGGCCGCTCACAAGAACCGCTGTCCGCTGTGCCGGCGCGCGTGGAGGATCCCCACCGTGCTGCCGGTGTCCGG ctACATCTTCTGCTACGTTTGCATCTCTCGGCACGTGCGGCAGCACTCTGCCTGCCCCGTCACCCGCTGCCCCGCCTCCGACAGAGAGCTCGTCAGACTCTacattgactga
- the LOC106140284 gene encoding poxin isoform X4, translated as MSRTVRNEQYKGVVENFSIPAEIHERDGRKFASFGAVVPIHCCTSEEIAERAKTTHHYCDVFTEEKMAPLGELAYVRLDENTAEKVFINRSKKLLMVSSDGRIAQWRCAPSFESNNQFLAGTPVVNQDGALVTVVTAKKGNHYAVSTFEGEGGYFETSSLWHTIDLAEGRVAYGLHTFSSREELRAHVSRLARAPAHGAPAPALFRARRPRVALVEAGGKQLAHIYLQPGIVSDVEYL; from the exons ATGTCCCGCACGGTACGCAACGAGCAGTACAAGGGCGTGGTGGAGAACTTCTCCATCCCGGCGGAGATCCACGAGCGGGATGGCAGGAAGTTCGCCAGCTTCGGCGCCGTGGTGCCCATACATTGCTGCACCTCTGAGGAG atAGCCGAGCGCGCGAAGACCACGCACCACTATTGCGATGTGTTCACTGAAGAGAAGATGGCGCCACTGGGAGAACTGGCTTACGTCAGGCTCGACGAGAACACGGCCGAGAAG gTGTTCATAAATCGTAGTAAGAAATTGCTGATGGTGTCGAGCGACGGCCGCATAGCTCAGTGGCGGTGCGCGCCGAGCTTCGAGTCCAACAACCAGTTCCTGGCCGGCACCCCCGTGGTCAACCAGGACGGGGCCCTGGTCACCGTGGTCACCGCTAAGAAGGGGAACCATTACGCTGTCTCTACTTTCGAG GGCGAAGGCGGGTACTTCGAGACGTCATCTCTATGGCACACCATCGACCTGGCCGAGGGCCGCGTGGCGTACGGGCTGCACACGTTCTCGTCGCGGGAGGAGCTGCGCGCGCACGTGTCGCGGCTGGCGCGCGCGCCCGCGCACGGCGCCCCCGCGCCCGCGCTGTTCCGGGCGCGCCGCCCCCGGGTCGCCTTGGTGGAAGCCGGCGGGAAGCAACTAGCGCATATTTATCTACag CCTGGAATCGTGTCCGACGTGGAATATTTGTAA
- the LOC106140281 gene encoding protein GUCD1 isoform X3, with product MVLHNIPHYQQRFHWDCGVTCVLMLLENNDRQQLLDNFAEICREEGFGQSTWTIDLCYLLKRFGVPHTMYTTMVGVNEDHKKQNYYSKIITLDRERVQRRFAQASANGIKVVPRGVSQDELLQHLQRGPAILLVDAGLLSCDLCKHNKMRFEFRRWFGGGYRGHYIVCVGARGPLLLYRDPARRPAGGPAGGSLPAGSPPGGSLPAGSLPGGSPACGARAARLLAAHAASGTDRDAILIHRDYR from the exons ATGGTCCTCCACAACATCCCGCACTACCAGCAGCGGTTCCACTGGGACTGCGGAGTGACGTGCGTGCTCATGCTCCTGGAGAATAATGACCGACAACAACTGCTCGACAACTTCGCGGAGATCTGCAGAGAAGAGGGCTTCGGCCAGTCCACGTGGACTATtgatctgtgttatttgttaaAGAG atttgGAGTCCCTCATACCATGTACACCACGATGGTGGGCGTCAATGAAGACCACAAGAAACAGAACTACTACAGCAAAATCATCACattg GACCGTGAACGCGTCCAAAGGCGTTTCGCACAAGCTTCTGCAAATGGCATTAAGGTGGTTCCGAGGGGAGTCTCACAGGACGAACTGTTGCAGCACCTGCAGCGAGGACCCGCCATCTTGTTGGTGGACGCGGGGCTGCTGAGTTGTGATCTCTGCAAGCATAATAAGATGCGCTTTGAATTCAG GCGTTGGTTCGGCGGCGGCTACCGCGGCCACTACATCGTGTGCGTGGGCGCGCGCGGGCCGCTGCTGCTGTACCGCGACCCGGCGCGCCGCCCCGCGGGGGGCCCCGCCGGGGGGAGCCTCCCCGCGGGGAGCCCCCCCGGGGGGAGCCTCCCCGCGGGCAGCCTCCCCGGGGGGAGCCCCGCGTGCGGCGCCCGCGCGGCGCGCCTGCTGGCGGCGCACGCGGCCAGCGGCACCGACAGGGACGCTATACTTATACACAGGGATTACCGGTGA
- the LOC106140284 gene encoding poxin isoform X3, translating to MERSNLKPTQGELPPPGMSRTVRNEQYKGVVENFSIPAEIHERDGRKFASFGAVVPIHCCTSEEIAERAKTTHHYCDVFTEEKMAPLGELAYVRLDENTAEKVFINRSKKLLMVSSDGRIAQWRCAPSFESNNQFLAGTPVVNQDGALVTVVTAKKGNHYAVSTFEGEGGYFETSSLWHTIDLAEGRVAYGLHTFSSREELRAHVSRLARAPAHGAPAPALFRARRPRVALVEAGGKQLAHIYLQPGIVSDVEYL from the exons ATGGAAAGAAGTAATTTGAAGCCAACGCAAGGG GAACTCCCGCCTCCAGGCATGTCCCGCACGGTACGCAACGAGCAGTACAAGGGCGTGGTGGAGAACTTCTCCATCCCGGCGGAGATCCACGAGCGGGATGGCAGGAAGTTCGCCAGCTTCGGCGCCGTGGTGCCCATACATTGCTGCACCTCTGAGGAG atAGCCGAGCGCGCGAAGACCACGCACCACTATTGCGATGTGTTCACTGAAGAGAAGATGGCGCCACTGGGAGAACTGGCTTACGTCAGGCTCGACGAGAACACGGCCGAGAAG gTGTTCATAAATCGTAGTAAGAAATTGCTGATGGTGTCGAGCGACGGCCGCATAGCTCAGTGGCGGTGCGCGCCGAGCTTCGAGTCCAACAACCAGTTCCTGGCCGGCACCCCCGTGGTCAACCAGGACGGGGCCCTGGTCACCGTGGTCACCGCTAAGAAGGGGAACCATTACGCTGTCTCTACTTTCGAG GGCGAAGGCGGGTACTTCGAGACGTCATCTCTATGGCACACCATCGACCTGGCCGAGGGCCGCGTGGCGTACGGGCTGCACACGTTCTCGTCGCGGGAGGAGCTGCGCGCGCACGTGTCGCGGCTGGCGCGCGCGCCCGCGCACGGCGCCCCCGCGCCCGCGCTGTTCCGGGCGCGCCGCCCCCGGGTCGCCTTGGTGGAAGCCGGCGGGAAGCAACTAGCGCATATTTATCTACag CCTGGAATCGTGTCCGACGTGGAATATTTGTAA
- the LOC106140284 gene encoding poxin isoform X2: MTHYVYIILCVEVFLGPNIALGFELPPPGMSRTVRNEQYKGVVENFSIPAEIHERDGRKFASFGAVVPIHCCTSEEIAERAKTTHHYCDVFTEEKMAPLGELAYVRLDENTAEKVFINRSKKLLMVSSDGRIAQWRCAPSFESNNQFLAGTPVVNQDGALVTVVTAKKGNHYAVSTFEGEGGYFETSSLWHTIDLAEGRVAYGLHTFSSREELRAHVSRLARAPAHGAPAPALFRARRPRVALVEAGGKQLAHIYLQPGIVSDVEYL; this comes from the exons ATGACTCATTAcgtttacataatattatgtgTGGAAGTATTTTTAGGACCGAATATAGCGCTTGGATTT GAACTCCCGCCTCCAGGCATGTCCCGCACGGTACGCAACGAGCAGTACAAGGGCGTGGTGGAGAACTTCTCCATCCCGGCGGAGATCCACGAGCGGGATGGCAGGAAGTTCGCCAGCTTCGGCGCCGTGGTGCCCATACATTGCTGCACCTCTGAGGAG atAGCCGAGCGCGCGAAGACCACGCACCACTATTGCGATGTGTTCACTGAAGAGAAGATGGCGCCACTGGGAGAACTGGCTTACGTCAGGCTCGACGAGAACACGGCCGAGAAG gTGTTCATAAATCGTAGTAAGAAATTGCTGATGGTGTCGAGCGACGGCCGCATAGCTCAGTGGCGGTGCGCGCCGAGCTTCGAGTCCAACAACCAGTTCCTGGCCGGCACCCCCGTGGTCAACCAGGACGGGGCCCTGGTCACCGTGGTCACCGCTAAGAAGGGGAACCATTACGCTGTCTCTACTTTCGAG GGCGAAGGCGGGTACTTCGAGACGTCATCTCTATGGCACACCATCGACCTGGCCGAGGGCCGCGTGGCGTACGGGCTGCACACGTTCTCGTCGCGGGAGGAGCTGCGCGCGCACGTGTCGCGGCTGGCGCGCGCGCCCGCGCACGGCGCCCCCGCGCCCGCGCTGTTCCGGGCGCGCCGCCCCCGGGTCGCCTTGGTGGAAGCCGGCGGGAAGCAACTAGCGCATATTTATCTACag CCTGGAATCGTGTCCGACGTGGAATATTTGTAA
- the LOC106139917 gene encoding 2-methoxy-6-polyprenyl-1,4-benzoquinol methylase, mitochondrial: MSLRKGLLLLLRTKQPTYQVSRFRALSTDTAQKENAESRKQTHFGFETVDEQEKSKKVHEVFETVAAKYDVMNDAMSFGIHRIWKDIFMQRLAPTHGTKLLDMAGGTGDITFRYINYLRHRGPPPAGRRSAVTVCDINQAMLDVGKQRAIKQGYTSECGVDIEWECGDAERLALRSDGYTAYTIAFGIRNCTHVDKVLEEAYRVLAPGGRFLCLEFSHIPNDTLQWIYDQYSFQMIPVLGQLIAGQWKPYQYLVESIRQFPNQEKFKSMIEDAGFRQVTYENLTFGTCAIHSGFKI, encoded by the exons ATGTCCTTACGAAAAGGACTTCTATTGCTACTGCGAACAAAGCAGCCCACATACCAGGTGTCTAGGTTTCGCGCGCTCAGCACAGATACAGCTCAAAAGGAAAATGCCGAATCTAGGAAACAGACTCACTTTGGATTCGAAACTGTGGATGAGCAGGAGAAATCAAAAAAAG TCCACGAAGTGTTCGAGACCGTGGCTGCGAAGTATGACGTAATGAACGATGCGATGTCCTTCGGCATCCACAGGATCTGGAAGGATATCTTTATGCAGCGGCTGGCTCCCACTCACGGCACCAAACTGCTGGATATGGCTGGCGGCACAG GCGACATCACGTTCCGTTACATCAACTACCTGCGCCACCGCGGGCCGCCGCCCGCCGGCCGCCGCAGCGCCGTCACCGTGTGCGACATCAACCAGGCCATGTTGGACGTCGGCAAACAGAGGGCTATCAA ACAGGGTTACACCTCGGAGTGCGGGGTGGACATCGAGTGGGAGTGCGGCGACGCCGAGCGGCTGGCGCTCCGCAGCGACGGCTACACCGCCTACACCATCGCGTTCGGCATCAGGAACTGTACGCACGTTGACAAG GTCCTGGAGGAGGCTTACCGCGTGCTGGCTCCGGGCGGCCGCTTCCTGTGCCTGGAGTTCAGTCACATACCTAACGACACATTACAgtg GATCTACGACCAGTACTCGTTCCAAATGATCCCGGTGCTGGGCCAGCTGATCGCGGGCCAGTGGAAGCCCTACCAGTACCTAGTGGAGAGCATCAGACAGTTTCCTAATCAG GAGAAATTCAAATCGATGATAGAGGACGCAGGGTTCCGGCAGGTCACGTATGAGAACCTCACTTTTGGCACGTGCGCCATACATTCGGGTTTTAAGATTTAG
- the LOC106140284 gene encoding poxin isoform X1 yields the protein MTERDIHFRGAITLPPITSYQSANKPSYSRLQKFLQVTVVIPMSFQVLPTSKNEELPPPGMSRTVRNEQYKGVVENFSIPAEIHERDGRKFASFGAVVPIHCCTSEEIAERAKTTHHYCDVFTEEKMAPLGELAYVRLDENTAEKVFINRSKKLLMVSSDGRIAQWRCAPSFESNNQFLAGTPVVNQDGALVTVVTAKKGNHYAVSTFEGEGGYFETSSLWHTIDLAEGRVAYGLHTFSSREELRAHVSRLARAPAHGAPAPALFRARRPRVALVEAGGKQLAHIYLQPGIVSDVEYL from the exons ATGACAGAGCGTGACATTCACTTCCGCGGCGCTATAACTCTACCACCGATAACATCTTATCAGTCAGCCAACAAACCGTCTTACAGTAGGCTACAGAAGTTTCTACAAGTTACAGTGGTGATTCCCATGAGTTTCCAAGTTTTACCTACTTCAAAAAACGAG GAACTCCCGCCTCCAGGCATGTCCCGCACGGTACGCAACGAGCAGTACAAGGGCGTGGTGGAGAACTTCTCCATCCCGGCGGAGATCCACGAGCGGGATGGCAGGAAGTTCGCCAGCTTCGGCGCCGTGGTGCCCATACATTGCTGCACCTCTGAGGAG atAGCCGAGCGCGCGAAGACCACGCACCACTATTGCGATGTGTTCACTGAAGAGAAGATGGCGCCACTGGGAGAACTGGCTTACGTCAGGCTCGACGAGAACACGGCCGAGAAG gTGTTCATAAATCGTAGTAAGAAATTGCTGATGGTGTCGAGCGACGGCCGCATAGCTCAGTGGCGGTGCGCGCCGAGCTTCGAGTCCAACAACCAGTTCCTGGCCGGCACCCCCGTGGTCAACCAGGACGGGGCCCTGGTCACCGTGGTCACCGCTAAGAAGGGGAACCATTACGCTGTCTCTACTTTCGAG GGCGAAGGCGGGTACTTCGAGACGTCATCTCTATGGCACACCATCGACCTGGCCGAGGGCCGCGTGGCGTACGGGCTGCACACGTTCTCGTCGCGGGAGGAGCTGCGCGCGCACGTGTCGCGGCTGGCGCGCGCGCCCGCGCACGGCGCCCCCGCGCCCGCGCTGTTCCGGGCGCGCCGCCCCCGGGTCGCCTTGGTGGAAGCCGGCGGGAAGCAACTAGCGCATATTTATCTACag CCTGGAATCGTGTCCGACGTGGAATATTTGTAA